A genomic region of Cannabis sativa cultivar Pink pepper isolate KNU-18-1 chromosome 1, ASM2916894v1, whole genome shotgun sequence contains the following coding sequences:
- the LOC133029741 gene encoding secreted RxLR effector protein 161-like — translation MANIPYASAVGSLMYAMLCTRPDICYAVGIVSRYQAYPGLEHWNAVKYILKYLKSTRNLVLAYKGGALNPIGYTDSDFQTSLEDRKSTSGMVFTLGGGAVVWRSAKQTSISDSTMEAEYIAAAEAAKELVWLRKFFTSIGVVPGMEKPLVLLCDNNGAIANSKEPRSHKRSKHIERKYHIIREYVARGDVLVEKVDTEDNLVDPFTKVLVVTAFEKHRQNLGLIDMY, via the coding sequence atggcaaatattccctatgcctctgcagttggaagtctaatgtatgcaatgttgtgcactagacctgacatctgttatgctgttggaatcgtgagcaggtatcaggcTTATCCAGGactagaacattggaatgcagttaagtatattctgaaatacttaaagagtacaaggaatcttgtgttagcctacaagggtggtgctttaaatcccataggctacactgattcagatttccagacaagtcttgaagacaggaaatctacatctgggatggtgtttactcttgggggtggagcagtggtttggagaagtgctaaacaaacctcgatatcggactcaactatggaagctgaatacatagcagcagctgaagctgctaaagaacttgtctggctaagaaagttcttcaccagcataggagttgttcctggaatggaaaagcctctggtactactctgtgataacaatggagcaatagcaaacagtaaagaacctcgaagccacaagagaagcaaacacattgaaaggaagtatcacattatcagagaatacgtggcaagaggggatgtactagttgagaaagttgacacagaggacaacctggttgatccatttaccaaagtcttggtcgtgacagcctttgaaaagcaccgtcagaatttaggattaattgatatgtactaa